Proteins co-encoded in one Papaver somniferum cultivar HN1 chromosome 5, ASM357369v1, whole genome shotgun sequence genomic window:
- the LOC113280441 gene encoding F-box/LRR-repeat protein 12-like, protein MSEIVEEERKRCARHPCKTLTTSLITNLPDDCLNLIFLGLKTSIDRSSFGLTCRQWLRIQNYNHESLWFHSPLSSDTLLEIGPENFSIILCKLLARFQYLKFLSLSGCPELTDVVTSQSQYFGSHIQVLYLDSCSKLSDIKLCLMLSWFPRLTTISLKNSRITDKGLEILAQSCSSLQNVNLSKCQLISDSGVKFVSQNCRQLCSLCISDCRNIKGIGLHGCSQTLSYLEAEGCNLESEGIKAIVSGGGIEHMNLAGVREPFCYKGEGYELSKIGEGFAINLRVLNLQNCGSVVNNRTVTVISKGCPSLQVCNLGFCYMVDLEGWQAIGLNCHNLEELDVTGFLGLKDLGLQALCDGCSKLTKLHIWDLNNISFPAEKMFDSKRPNVI, encoded by the coding sequence ATGTCAGAAatagtagaagaagaaagaaaaaggtgTGCTCGCCATCCTTGTAAAACTCTTACAACCTCCTTAATTACAAACTTGCCAGATGATTGTCTGAATCTTATATTCCTGGGCCTAAAAACTAGCATTGATCGTAGTTCCTTTGGTTTAACATGTCGCCAATGGCTTCGAATTCAAAACTACAATCATGAATCATTATGGTTTCATTCTCCTTTGAGTTCAGATACACTATTAGAAATTGGCCCAGAAAACTTCTCTATAATTCTCTGTAAGTTATTGGCACGATTCCAATACCTCAAATTTCTTTCTCTATCAGGTTGCCCTGAGCTAACAGATGTTGTTACATCACAGTCACAGTATTTTGGATCACACATTCAGGTCCTATACCTAGACAGCTGCTCTAAGCTTTCAGATATAAAACTCTGTTTAATGTTATCTTGGTTCCCTCGTTTGACCACAATAAGTCTTAAAAATTCTCGAATTACTGATAAAGGATTAGAAATCCTGGCACAATCTTGTTCATCCTTGCAGAATGTTAACCTGTCTAAATGCCAATTGATTTCTGACTCGGGAGTCAAATTTGTCTCACAAAACTGTCGCCAACTCTGTTCACTGTGTATTTCAGACTGTAGAAATATAAAGGGTATTGGTTTGCATGGGTGTTCACAAACATTAAGTTATCTTGAAGCAGAAGGTTGTAATCTTGAATCAGAGGGAATCAAAGCAATTGTTAGTGGAGGTGGGATTGAACATATGAATCTGGCTGGAGTCCGGGAGCCTTTTTGTTATAAAGGAGAAGGATATGAACTGAGCAAGATTGGAGAAGGATTCGCCATTAATCTTCGAGTTCTTAATCTTCAAAATTGCGGTTCAGTGGTAAATAACAGGACAGTTACAGTGATTTCCAAAGGATGCCCTTCGTTACAGGTATGCAACCTAGGATTCTGTTATATGGTAGATCTTGAAGGATGGCAAGCTATTGGGTTGAATTGCCATAACCTAGAGGAACTTGATGTGACTGGGTTCTTGGGATTGAAAGACCTAGGGTTGCAAGCTCTGTGTGATGGGTGTAGCAAGCTTACGAAATTACATATTTGGGACCTGAACAACATCAGCTTTCCTGCTGAAAAGATGTTCGATTCCAAAAGACCCAATGTGATCTGA
- the LOC113278399 gene encoding UDP-glycosyltransferase 92A1-like has translation MSTSSNKQNVILFPFMAQGHLIPYLALALKIQSKFGYTVTIINTPLNIKKLQKSLPPNTSNINLVSLPYCSSDHNLPPNSENTDVLPYTIMVNLLDSLPSLRPHFHKYISDLVKLNTPPLCIIADWFFGWTVEVAKEFEIFHSVFNTGGAYGMAIYYSIWLNQPQLQNESEEEFLLPDFPQDLRIHRSQLANNVLQATGTDSWSLFYKRELSQTLSSDGFLFNTVEEFDQVGLTYFRSKLGQDSVWTVGPVSDYSMSLKSRASNGTSSDLSIQWLDNQEENSVLYISFGSQNTISGTQMMELAIGLEKSEKNFIWVVRPPLGNDINGEFRSGWLPEGFEERMKAKNRGLIMRKWAPQLEILSHKATSVFLSHCGWNSILESISFGVPIIGWPISADQYNNSMLLEEEIGVCVELARGNRNEIRHEDVVRVIDLVMSNESKKGAEMRSKACEVKEMIESAIREEEGFKGSSVNGLEEIFAIALLRKKKMKMDQTMVRN, from the coding sequence ATGTCCACTAGCAGCAACAAGCAAAATGTGATCTTATTTCCATTCATGGCACAAGGTCATCTGATCCCTTACTTAGCTTTAGCTCTAAAAATCCAATCAAAGTTTGGATACACTGTTACCATAATCAACACTCCTCTCAACATCAAAAAACTCCAAAAATCACTTCCCCCCAACACTTCAAATATCAACTTAGTTTCATTACCTTACTGTAGCTCTGATCATAATCTCCCACCAAACTCTGAAAACACTGATGTTCTTCCTTACACAATCATGGTCAATCTTCTTGATTCATTGCCTTCTCTGAGACCCCATTTCCACAAGTACATCTCAGATCTAGTGAAACTGAACACTCCTCCTCTCTGTATCATTGCAGATTGGTTCTTTGGATGGACAGTTGAagttgctaaagaatttgagatTTTTCATTCAGTTTTCAATACTGGTGGTGCTTATGGTATGGCTATCTACTACTCTATCTGGTTGAATCAACCTCAGCTTCAAAATGAGTCGGAAGAAGAATTCTTACTTCCTGATTTCCCACAAGATTTGAGAATCCACAGATCTCAATTAGCTAATAATGTTTTACAAGCAACTGGTACTGATTCTTGGTCTTTGTTCTACAAAAGAGAGCTTTCTCAGACAttgagttctgatgggttcttgtTCAATACAGTTGAAGAGTTTGATCAAGTTGGGTTGACTTATTTCAGGTCAAAGTTGGGTCAAGATTCAGTTTGGACAGTTGGTCCTGTTAGTGATTATTCAATGTCTCTCAAATCAAGAGCTAGTAATGGCACTAGTTCTGATTTGAGCATTCAGTGGCTTGATAATCAAGAAGAGAATTCAGTTTTGTATATTTCATTTGGGTCACAGAACACAATCTCTGGCACACAAATGATGGAATTAGCAATTGGATTAGAAAAGAGTGAGAAGAATTTCATTTGGGTTGTCAGGCCACCACTGGGGAATGATATAAATGGAGAGTTCCGGTCCGGATGGTTACCGGAGGGTTTCGAGGAACGGATGAAAGCTAAGAACAGAGGACTGATAATGAGGAAATGGGCACCTCAGTTGGAGATTTTATCACATAAAGCTACATCAGTGTTCTTAAGTCATTGTGGATGGAATTCAATTCTGGAAAGCATTAGTTTTGGTGTGCCAATTATTGGATGGCCGATTTCAGCTGATCAGTATAACAATTCAATGTTGTTGGAGGAAGAGATTGGTGTTTGTGTTGAATTGGCTAGAGGGAATAGAAATGAGATCAGACATGAAGATGTAGTGAGAGTAATTGATTTGGTTATGAGCAATGAAAGTAAGAAAGGGGCTGAAATGAGAAGTAAAGCTTGTGAAGTTAAGGAGATGATTGAAAGTGCAATTAGAGAAGAAGAAGGGTTTAAGGGTTCTTCTGTGAATGGCTTGGAGGAGATTTTTGCAATTGCATTgttaaggaagaagaagatgaagatggatcAGACAATGGTACGTAACTGA
- the LOC113280442 gene encoding F-box/LRR-repeat protein 12-like, with amino-acid sequence MSLLSNGKYNQGSGKIPTSKAVQDGDDGYRRPRKIRRTSCSITNLPNDCLNLIFKFLETRGDRTKTRDDRNSFGLTCRQWLHIQNNNQESLWYLWSCVEYPRISHEIFPMVLCELLTRFQNIKNLGLSGRPKITDFVTSKPPFSGSKVQYLCLDYCYEYSDIELSILFSWLPRLTYISLSRSCITDKCLEALAECCSSLKKVELPWCDSITDSGISFLLQNCGELASLCISFCSKITGIGFLGCPKTLTKLEAIGCKFKPEGKKAIVNGGGMNHLILSAGFGMAGGGCIDTEAVMTIS; translated from the coding sequence ATGAGTTTGTTATCGAATGGAAAGTATAACCAAGGGTCGGGTAAGATCCCTACTTCAAAAGCAGTACAAGATGGTGATGATGGCTATCGTCGACCGCGCAAAATCCGTAGAACCTCATGCAGTATCACAAACCTCCCCAATGACTGTCTAAATCTCATATTTAAGTTCTTAGAAACTAGAGGCGATCGGACAAAAACTAGAGACGATCGAAATTCCTTCGGATTAACTTGTCGCCAATGGCTTCATATCCAAAACAACAATCAGGAATCCTTGTGGTATTTGTGGAGTTGTGTGGAATATCCAAGAATTAGTCACGAAATCTTTCCCATGGTTCTTTGTGAATTGCTGACTCGTTTCCAAAACATCAAAAATCTGGGTCTGAGCGGTCGTCCTAAGATAACCGACTTTGTTACGTCAAAGCCACCGTTCTCTGGATCCAAAGTTCAATATCTTTGCTTGGATTACTGCTACGAGTATTCAGATATCGAGTTGTCTATTTTGTTTTCTTGGTTGCCTCGTTTGACATATATAAGTTTATCACGTTCTTGTATAACTGATAAGTGTTTAGAGGCACTAGCAGAATGTTGTTCATCGTTAAAGAAGGTTGAACTCCCATGGTGTGACTCGATTACTGATTCAGGAATAAGTTTTCTCTTACAAAACTGTGGAGAACTGGCTTCACTTTGTATTAGCTTCTGCAGCAAAATAACTGGCATTGGCTTTCTTGGGTGTCCAAAAACCTTAACAAAACTTGAAGCAATCGGGTGCAAATTTAAACCAGAGGGGAAAAAAGCAATTGTAAATGGAGGTGGGATGAATCATCTAATTCTATCAGCTGGGTTCGGCATGGCTGGAGGAGGATGTATTGATACTGAAGCAGTTATGACGATTTCATAA
- the LOC113280444 gene encoding uncharacterized protein LOC113280444, whose translation MKLLPGMARPGESKVFKLKKSLYGLKQASRQWFAKLSSVLLSEGFAKSLCDNSLFTYHRGTTPIFVLVYVDDIIITGTDNNFLNSLKLRLASHFSIKDLGSLKYFLGIEVSRSSNGIFLCQRKYILGILKDSGLTGARTSAYPMDTKLKLLPTDGKELIDPRCFRRLIGRFLYLTVTRPNITYSVNYLSQFLQHHRSAHMDVAHRILRYLKGTIGHGIFLSSSSSPSIHGYTDSDWAGCPITRRSTIGYFVTLGNSPISWKSKKQPTVARSSAEAKYRALENLTAELQWLVYLFKYMHISCPLPITVSCDSQAAIHIAQNPVFHERTKHIEIDCYFVREKLISGLILPKHLSSSDQLADFFTKPLGAPQFGRLVGKSGVRSGSTAPT comes from the coding sequence ATGAAGCTTCTACCAGGTATGGCACGTCCAGGTGAGTCCaaagttttcaaactcaaaaagTCTCTCTATGGTTTAAAGCAAGCCTCTCGACAATGGTTTGCGAAGCTTTCTTCAGTTTTGTTATCTGAAGGATTTGCTAAATCCTTATGTGATAATTCTCTTTTCACATATCATCGTGGTACAACCCCTATATTTGTTcttgtctatgttgatgatattatcatcACTGGTACAGATAATAACTTCCTTAATTCTCTCAAATTGCGCCTCGCTTCTCATTTTTCAATCAAGGATCTTGGTAGTTTGAAGTATTTTTTGGGAATTGAAGTTTCTCGCTCATCCAATGGTATATTTctatgtcaaagaaaatatattcttggTATCCTTAAGGATTCCGGCCTCACAGGGGCTCGTACATCAGCGTATCCAATGGATACAAAACTCAAGTTGCTTCCTACAGATGGTAAGGAATTGATTGATCCAAGATGCTTTCGTCGTTTAATAGGTCGTTTTTTATATCTTACGGTAACACGACCAAATATCACATACTCAGTTAATTATTTGAGTCAATTTTTGCAACATCACAGATCAGCTCATATGGATGTTGCTCATCGtattctaagatatctcaagggAACCATTGGACATGGCATATTCTTGTCCTCATCCAGTTCTCCCTCTATTCATGGTTACACTGACTCTGATTGGGCAGGCTGCCCAATTACTCGTCGTTCCACCATTGGATATTTTGTTACCTTAGGTAATAGTCCAATTTCTTGGAAATCAAAGAAACAGCCTACGGTGGCTCGTTCATCAGCTGAAGCTAAATATCGTGCTTTGGAAAATCTAACTGCTGAGCTTCAATGGTTAGTTTATCTCTTCAAATACATGCACATTTCTTGTCCTCTTCCTATCACTGTTTCTTGTGATAGTCAAGCAGCAATTCATATTGCTCAAAATCCGGTATTTCACGAACGTACTAAACACATCGAGATTGATTGCTATTTTGTTCGTGAAAAGTTGATAAGTGGATTGATTCTACCAAAACATCTTTCCTCGTCTGATCAACTGGCTGATTTTTTCACTAAGCCTCTGGGAGCTCCGCAATTTGGTCGTCTAGTTGGCAAGTCGGGCGTTCGTTCAGGCTCtaccgctccaacttga